One part of the Drosophila teissieri strain GT53w chromosome 3R, Prin_Dtei_1.1, whole genome shotgun sequence genome encodes these proteins:
- the LOC122619725 gene encoding V-type proton ATPase subunit E — MALSDADVQKQIKHMMAFIEQEANEKAEEIDAKAEEEFNIEKGRLVQQQRLKIMEYYEKKEKQVELQKKIQSSNMLNQARLKVLKVREDHVSSVLDDARKRLGEVTKKQSEYQTVLTKLIVQGLFQIMEPKVILRCREVDVPLVRDVLPTAVEQYKAQIQQNVDLFIDEKDFLSADTCGGVELLALNGRIKVPNTLESRLELISQQLVPEIRNALFGRNVNRKFTD; from the exons ATGGCACTGAGCGATGCTGATGTACAAAAGCAG ATCAAACACATGATGGCGTTCATTGAGCAGGAGGCCAATGAGAAAGCCGAGGAGATCGACGCCAAGGCCGAGGAGGAGTTCAACATCGAGAAGGGACGCCTCGTCCAGCAGCAACGTCTCAAGATCATGGAGTACTACGAAAAGAAAGAGAAGCAAGTGGAGCTGCAGAAAAAGATACAGTCTTCCAACATGCTCAACCAGGCTCGTCTGAAG GTGCTAAAAGTGCGCGAAGACCATGTGAGCAGCGTGCTGGATGATGCCCGCAAGCGTCTCGGCGAAGTCACCAAGAAGCAGTCCGAGTACCAGACTGTGCTCACCAAGCTCATCGTTCAGGGCCTGTTTCAGATCATGGAGCCAAAGGTGATCCTGCGCTGCCGCGAGGTGGACGTGCCTCTGGTACGTGATGTCCTGCCTACCGCTGTGGAGCAATACAAGGCCCAGATCCAACAGAACGTCGATTTGTTTATCGACGAGAAAGACTTCCTCTCTGCTGACACCTGCGGTGGTGTTGAGCTGCTGGCTCTCAACGGACGCATCAAG GTGCCCAATACGCTGGAGTCCAGATTAGAGCTCATTTCGCAGCAGCTGGTGCCCGAGATTCGTAACGCCCTTTTCGGCCGAAACGTCAATCGCAAATTCACCGACTAA
- the LOC122619724 gene encoding splicing factor 3A subunit 3, producing METLLEQQRRLHEERERLVKLMVDEHATKKPGEKERIHSEHRLKYLMELHHNATSQLRDLYEDKDNERKAEIAALSGPNEFNEFYARLKQIKQFYKSHPAEVSVPLSVEFDEMIRVYNNPDDMSALVEFTDEEGGGRYLDLNECYELYLNLRAVEKLDYITYLMSFDHVFDIPRERKNREYRLYIETLNDYLHHFILRIQPLLDLEGELLKVELDFQRQWLMGTCPGFSIKETESALANTGAHLDLSAFSSWEELASLGLDRLKSALVALGLKCGGTLEERAQRLFSTKGKSTLDPALMAKKPSAKSASAQSREHERQKDIAQLEALLYKYAELLSEQRAATKENVQRKQARTGGERDDSDVEASESDNEDDLDADDVPYNPKNLPLGWDGKPIPYWLYKLHGLNISYNCEICGNFTYKGPKAFQRHFAEWRHAHGMRCLGIPNTAHFANVTQIEDAITLWEKLKSQKQSERWIADQEEEFEDSLGNVVNRKTFEDLKRQGLL from the coding sequence ATGGAGACACTCttggagcagcagcggcgcTTACACGAGGAACGCGAGCGCCTGGTCAAACTGATGGTGGACGAGCATGCAACCAAAAAGCCGGGTGAAAAGGAGCGCATCCATTCGGAGCACCGGCTTAAGTACCTCATGGAACTTCACCACAATGCCACGTCTCAGCTGCGCGATCTTTACGAGGACAAGGACAATGAGCGAAAGGCGGAGATCGCCGCTCTTTCGGGGCCCAACGAGTTCAACGAGTTTTACGCCCGCCTCAAGCAAATCAAGCAGTTCTATAAGTCTCATCCGGCGGAGGTCAGCGTACCGCTGTCCGTCGAGTTCGACGAGATGATTCGGGTGTACAACAATCCGGACGACATGAGTGCCCTGGTGGAGTTCACAGACGAGGAGGGCGGCGGTCGATATCTGGACCTCAACGAGTGCTACGAGCTGTACCTTAacttgcgagccgtggagaAGCTGGACTATATTACTTACCTTATGTCCTTTGACCACGTCTTCGATATTCCGCGAGAGCGCAAGAATCGCGAATACCGCTTGTACATAGAGACCCTTAACGACTACCTGCACCACTTTATACTGCGAATTCAGCCACTTCTCGACTTGGAGGGGGAGCTGCTGAAGGTGGAGCTCGACTTCCAGCGCCAGTGGCTGATGGGCACGTGTCCGGGTTTTTCAATTAAGGAAACTGAGTCGGCGCTAGCCAACACCGGCGCCCACCTTGATCTATCCGCCTTCTCCAGCTGGGAGGAGCTGGCCTCCCTAGGATTGGATCGTCTGAAATCAGCGTTGGTGGCTCTAGGCCTTAAGTGCGGCGGCACGCTGGAGGAACGAGCACAGCGTCTATTTTCTACGAAAGGTAAAAGTACTTTGGATCCCGCACTGATGGCCAAGAAGCCCAGCGCAAAGAGTGCCAGTGCGCAGTCACGGGAGCATGAACGTCAAAAAGATATTGCCCAGCTAGAGGCGCTGTTGTACAAATACGCGGAGCTGTTGTCTGAGCAAAGAGCGGCTACCAAGGAGAATGTGCAAAGAAAGCAGGCTCGGACCGGGGGCGAGCGAGATGATAGCGATGTGGAGGCCAGCGAGTCGGACAACGAAGATGATCTCGACGCGGACGACGTTCCGTACAATCCCAAAAACCTGCCTCTCGGATGGGACGGTAAACCTATCCCCTACTGGTTGTATAAACTGCACGGCCTAAATATCAGCTATAATTGCGAAATATGCGGAAACTTCACCTACAAGGGGCCTAAGGCTTTCCAACGACACTTCGCCGAGTGGCGTCATGCGCATGGCATGCGATGCCTCGGCATTCCAAACACCGCCCATTTCGCCAATGTCACCCAGATCGAGGACGCAATCACGTTGTGGGAGAAACTCAAGTCCCAAAAGCAAAGCGAGCGCTGGATAGCCGATCAGGAGGAAGAGTTTGAGGACTCGCTGGGAAACGTTGTCAACCGAAAGACGTTCGAGGATCTGAAACGCCAGGGACTACTATAG
- the LOC122619195 gene encoding uncharacterized protein LOC122619195, which produces MSDRDSESDASPPLSHQRGQRNRRIIMRIEFKDSEGTASDHDLDERPSCSTATRLRPISCRQEVASDSASVPRKSTRKLRSRYGPRSDCSSSGSEIDHRATRCINRKKVESSDEEETERTPITVGRLQPTPADPDNGFSSDSSSNDLLEKCPICLLTFRQQEIGTPATCEHIFCAACIDAWSRNVQTCPIDRISFDRIVVRNSYASRQVVREVWVDLSKSKTELATDDEADAAVEVTNCEICESPEREDVMLLCDSCNQGYHMDCLDPPLHEIPAGSWYCDNCTDSDGEDDNEELELADDLSQLYEDIRGMGLPETRLRVREVHEPPRILRTRQNERIRAAVLRRTRSGATSAEDSTLTRTRTRTTTTTTTTTTSSRHTTTSTNKRPVQRRRRRRTRHRTYVVEYDLNNFDEKFALKTSKKVIRRRRRRRRRGVATASSEGSGRRLTASQRLAEQMGVKSEGVQRSHLSGGTASSFSLFGNANDLEYFSDSDPDVVGSISSAGLGSTAVQTTVRIASIGAPRIRAALLQGKSRIAAPPLGSTAAAAGDILSTILDLQDRWHDASRNLGEVHIRADGTLNLPQRPALTPEAAPASKKGVSKTEEHLTQAPLYQRGGGGPNYNRGGGAGSSDSYNNRYSGNNSYRGGGAGGGDGGSGGGVPSSSGGASSRQLPGGGDGQGGGGFSNQNFSSPSPNNNSNTNVSSFTPFHLRFNTPNRQQQARQQNVLPANQPTPPFRGGAPHPASVASSSNSFSVQTPMFAPPVNHHATPVMGMPVVLSIPPPPMPPASLPWNSPLFKMNPLQQAPVNPNDRNKNEDVDNCPNFSIYSQESQAVANASAMPSGVLQGPADSSDKDDDDMNEDLVQLDDDDEETDIPLPLGPEPEPVPEKVHDGDLYEPENPTEESEMVEESCATVPQEKSEFSDHEPCNSIVGAASSGEQDCEEAKTRSTPSPLVKEDRVADRDRGKGVLELYDDSDWEELDIDKPKEFEKALVTETEAQASPKTAPPKRPALRKDASIEKEVNASGSEHEPDRSYTPCLDEKNLADEEEAGAAHKNNSRTSPKTRFSKASDDEDEPDKAIGTDIQSEDELNNENVPKRRSRSRGQGNNEKSKSKSRSKRNKAEIFKKVGKRQKDRNYRGDKPEPDRSPRSGSRSLTPKIRSKSPRISKSISRSRSGSRSISKSKSRSRSRSRSASRNRNRRRRNSRSKSYSRSHSRSRSRSNSHSRQRFSFRGRDHQRGFIRGRGGLRFNYRNQQYHNRPFQHYGHNYHQNQNYHHQHQHYFQYNQHGQHQQFFHRPKRRELPRYDVRNVVGASRHQPHAKDRYGRDAMRSNRSRSGRRNSRSFSRSVSRDSRGSLRSGSPKRRSFSISPTPPPGTSPSPHKQGVGRRTSPSRRYVRSPSPVPSPPNERLDSPVQSVHSRGSRSHTPNRINGDGNRSPLYMDSPRYTPRLSRSRGRSRSASPKDLPKKKKRKSDKKKKKKGTGSGSPTTAARMRRISRQRDPFEDADDFLAPQRKRKKGGMPTGQWSPSPSPGRCDFLHDSAVQDKNPSWTPPLGSPKGSGGHYNNDGGLTPKKTKRKRDKSKKKKKQHHLEKPRKEKKRKRRTQTPEPLPSKEVFASGNNILVSVSFNKESTTNNASATLGSQQQSVVAIPPGREDLLSNRMASMASNSKIGSAVGVIKKTKRKRKKLEAKPVAIIDLERSPFQVHQEPADVIVLTDSEDATDPLSSRRERERDRDHDLMRENGKREKTPQVGSLDAIMETSYENMTQSTGPKTPPEPPLVKFILPSKKMQHKVRNNPLHEDVDDINSADELEASCSMAPEEQMPQHGHASHDGGQKIGPNTPPESGPCSPDAYDPFEPTKSPSLSPRSPTPTLGQNLEQQTASVPASGATGSGSMDKGESDGIHVTVSNASTSTQTQTNALNPVDLVMALMNKPNQSGPIQQESEVSSAQYISSSSVSLSVGVGSSTGGSLGGAGGADNHDKSADGKTITVLSNVLLTSSSVVSSSQHIPSISSPTPPSKKLTPLPKAGGSVASSSSGVGNIPTTSSGIGGPRNGSGLGNAGGSSNALDDSFNMDIESPYSPGSADYEDLFEPPIPMEGSRRAKSGATGGKVEIFDNLFGSSSPVGNIRMSSRYNTAVGKKSHRSKADRKSKVKGSRNSDFYDDVPNSATDLQNKDKLLRKLNRQERVVEEVKLVLKPYFNKNAITKDDYKDIMRRAVPKICHSRSGEINPHKIKNLIDAYVRKFRAKHKKLSLLNTGQVSSAVKCAAYLKKL; this is translated from the exons ATGTCCGACCGTGATTCCGAATCCGACGCTAGTCCGCCCCTGAGTCATCAGCGCGGGCAGCGGAACCGACGCATCATCATGCGGATCGAGTTCAAGGACTCGGAGGGCACGGCGTCGGACCACGACCTGGATGAGCGCCCATCCTGCTCCACGGCGACGCGGCTGAGGCCCATCTCCTGTCGACAGGAGGTGGCTTCGGATTCGGCCTCCGTGCCCCGGAAGTCTACGCGGAAGCTGCGCAGTCGCTACGGACCGCGGAGCGATTGCTCATCTAGCGGAAGCGAG ATCGATCACCGGGCCACGCGATGCATCAACCGAAAGAAGGTAGAATCCTCCGATGAGGAGGAGACCGAGCGGACGCCCATCACGGTTGGAAGACTCCAGCCTACGCCCGCTGACCCCGATAACGGCTTTAGTTCCGACAGCAGCAGTAACGATTTGCTGGAGAAGTGCCCTATTTGCTTGCTTACATTCCGGCAGCAAGAGATTGGTACGCCAGCAACCTGCGAGCACATATTCTGCGCGGCCTGTATTGACGCCTGGTCTCGAAATGTCCAAACTTGTCCCATTGACCGCATTTCATTCGATCGGATTGTTGTGCGGAACTCGTACGCTAGTCGCCAGGTGGTAAGAGAAGTTTGGGTGGACCTGAGTAAGTCCAAAACCGAATTGGCCACAGATGACGAGGCAGATGCCGCTGTGGAAGTCACTAACTGTGAAATCTGCGAAAGTCCGGAGAGGGAGGATGTGATGTTGCTGTGCGACAGCTGCAATCAGGGATACCACATGGACTGCCTAGACCCGCCACTGCACGAGATCCCTGCTGGCTCGTGGTATTGCGACAACTGTACTGACTCCGACGGGGAGGATGATAatgaggagctggagctggctGACGATTTGAGTCAGCTATACGAGGATATAAGAGGAATGGGCTTGCCGGAGACTCGTCTCAGGGTACGTGAGGTGCATGAACCGCCAAGAATCCTGCGGACCCGTCAAAACGAACGCATTAGGGCTGCTGTCCTGCGACGCACTCGCTCAGGCGCTACGTCTGCTGAAGATTCCACACTGACCCGAACTCGTACCCGCACCACCACTACTACCACAACCACTACTACATCAAGCCGGCACACAACCACAAGCACGAATAAAAGACCTGTTCAGCGTCGGCGACGAAGAAGGACTCGCCATCGCACCTACGTGGTCGAGTACGATCTGAACAACTTTGACGAAAAGTTTGCCCTTAAAACGAGCAAGAAAGTGATAAGACGACGTAGGCGCCGGCGTCGTCGTGGCGTTGCCACTGCCTCGAGTGAGGGGTCTGGTCGACGTCTTACAGCAAGCCAGCGACTTGCAGAGCAGATGGGAGTAAAATCGGAAGGAGTTCAACGTTCTCATCTAAGTGGTGGAACAGCCTCCAGTTTCTCTCTCTTTGGGAATGCGAACGACTTGGAATATTTCAGCGATAGTGATCCAGATGTAGTCGGCAGTATCAGTTCTGCTGGACTCGGATCGACTGCAGTGCAAACCACAGTGCGGATTGCTAGTATTGGAGCACCGCGAATCCGAGCAGCCTTGCTCCAGGGCAAGTCACGCATAGCAGCGCCACCCTTAGGTTCGactgcagctgccgctggaGACATACTGTCTACCATTTTGGACCTGCAGGATCGCTGGCATGATGCCTCGCGTAACCTAGGCGAAGTTCATATTAGGGCGGATGGTACCCTCAATCTTCCCCAGAGACCTGCACTTACACCGGAAGCAGCACCTGCGTCAAAGAAAGGTGTTTCTAAGACAGAAGAGCATCTAACCCAGGCTCCGCTTTACCAGCGGGGAGGAGGAGGCCCGAACTATAACAGAGGCGGAGGGGCAGGCTCAAGTGATAGCTACAACAATCGTTACAGCGGCAATAATAGTTACCGCGGAGGTGGTGCTGGAGGCGGCGACGGAGGATCTGGCGGTGGTGTGCCCAGCAGTAGTGGCGGAGCTTCCTCGCGACAATTGCCTGGTGGTGGAGACGGTCAAGGAGGCGGTGGCTTCAGCAACCAGAACTTTAGCAGCCCCAGTcccaacaacaatagcaacacTAATGTGTCGAGCTTCACTCCGTTCCACCTACGTTTCAACACTCCCAACCGGCAGCAGCAAGCACGCCAGCAAAACGTGCTTCCAGCCAACCAACCCACTCCCCCTTTCCGTGGAGGTGCACCACACCCAGCCTCAGTAGCGTCGTCATCAAACAGTTTTTCAGTGCAGACTCCAATGTTCGCACCTCCCGTAAATCATCATGCCACACCAGTGATGGGTATGCCAGTAGTGCTGTCCATACCACCTCCGCCCATGCCACCTGCCAGCCTCCCCTGGAACAGTCCTCTCTTCAAGATGAACCCACTCCAGCAGGCACCGGTGAATCCCAATGATCGTAACAAAAATGAGGACGTCGACAATTGCCCGAACTTCTCAATTTACTCGCAGGAGTCGCAGGCGGTTGCTAATGCCTCGGCGATGCCGTCAGGGGTTTTACAAGGACCAGCGGATTCATCTGATAAG GATGATGACGACATGAATGAAGATTTAGTACAAttagatgatgatgatgaggaaaCGGATATACCATTGCCTTTGGGACCGGAGCCTGAACCCGTCCCCGAAAAAGTTCATGATGGTGACCTGTACGAGCCAGAGAATCCAACCGAAGAATCCGAAATGGTCGAAGAGTCCTGTGCCACAGTTCCACAGGAAAAATCGGAGTTTTCCGATCACGAGCCTTGCAACTCCATCGTGGGAGCTGCATCCTCAGGGGAACAAGATTGTGAGGAAGCTAAGACGCGCAGCACTCCCAGTCCACTGGTCAAAGAGGATCGCGTTGCGGATCGAGATAGGGGCAAGGGAGTACTAGAGCTTTATGATGATAGCGACTGGGAGGAATTAGACATTGACAAACCGAAAGAGTTTGAAAAGGCGTTGGTTACGGAAACGGAGGCACAAGCCAGCCCTAAGACAGCTCCGCCTAAGAGACCAGCTTTAAGGAAGGATGCAAGTATAGAGAAAGAAGTCAACGCAAGTGGTAGTGAGCACGAACCGGATCGCTCGTACACGCCGTGCCTCGACGAAAAAAATTTGGCAGATGAAGAAGAGGCTGGGGCAGcgcataaaaataattctAGAACGAGTCCCAAGACTCGATTTTCTAAAGCTtccgacgacgaggatgaACCAGACAAAGCTATCGGTACGGATATTCAGTCAGAGGATGAATTGAACAACGAGAACGTGCCAAAGCGACGCAGTCGAAGCCGTGGCCAGGGCAACAATGAAAAATCCAAGTCAAAGTCGCGTTCAAAACGCAACAAGGCCGAAATTTTCAAAAAGGTTGGAAAGCGACAAAAGGATCGCAACTACCGTGGGGACAAGCCGGAGCCAGATAGGAGCCCTCGTTCAGGCTCCAGAAGTCTCACTCCAAAGATCCGTTCTAAGAGCCCGAGAATCAGCAAAAGCATTAGTCGCAGTAGGAGTGGAAGCAGGAGCATAAGTAAGAGTaagagcagaagcaggagcagaagtCGTTCCGCAAGTCGCAATAGAAACAGGCGTCGACGTAACAGCCGCTCCAAGTCCTACTCTCGCTCTCATTCTAGGTCTCGATCGCGTTCCAACTCGCATAGCCGCCAGAGATTTTCCTTTCGAGGAAGGGACCACCAGCGTGGCTTTATCCGTGGCCGTGGAGGTCTGCGTTTTAACTACCGCAACCAACAATACCACAACAGACCGTTCCAGCATTACGGTCACAATTATCACCAAAATCAAAACTACCACCATCAGCACCAacattattttcaatacaatCAACATGGCCAGCATCAGCAGTTCTTTCATCGTCCCAAACGAAGAGAACTACCTCGCTATGATGTTCGAAATGTGGTGGGAGCGTCGAGACATCAACCACACGCCAAGGATCGCTATGGACGTGACGCAATGCGGTCCAACAGAAGTCGTTCGGGAAGGCGAAACTCACGTAGTTTCTCTCGAAGCGTTTCTCGTGACTCAAGGGGCTCTCTGCGATCTGGTTCGCCCAAGCGACGCAGCTTTAGCATCTCGCCGACGCCACCGCCAGGAACTTCACCTTCTCCTCATAAACAAGGCGTGGGCCGTCGAACCTCTCCGAGCAGACGCTATGTCCGCTCACCCTCACCAGTACCGTCTCCCCCCAATGAAAGGCTGGATAGTCCAGTTCAATCTGTTCACTCCAGAGGATCGCGTTCGCACACTCCCAACCGCATCAACGGAGATGGTAATAGATCACCCCTATATATGGACTCCCCGCGCTACACGCCAAGGTTAAGTCGCAGCAGAGGCAGAAGTCGTTCCGCAAGTCCCAAGGATCTGcccaagaagaaaaaaaggaagtccgataaaaagaaaaagaagaaggggACGGGTAGCGGCAGTCCGACGACTGCAGCGCGGATGCGACGAATCTCTCGACAACGTGATCCCTTTGAGGATGCTGACGACTTCCTTGCTCCCCAGAGAAAACGAAAGAAGGGAGGAATGCCTACTGGTCAGTGGtccccatcgccatcaccCGGTCGGTGCGATTTCCTGCACGACAGCGCCGTCCAGGATAAAAACCCGTCTTGGACGCCACCGCTGGGATCTCCCAAAGGATCAGGCGGACATTATAATAATGATGGCGGGTTAACGcccaaaaaaacgaaacgcaAGCGggacaaaagcaaaaagaagaagaaacagCATCACCTGGAAAAGCCacgcaaagaaaaaaaacgtaaaCGTCGTACCCAGACACCAGAACCTCTGCCATCGAAGGAGGTATTCGCTTCAGGCAACAATATTCTGGTGAGCGTAAGTTTTAACAAAGAGTCGACCACAAACAATGCGAGCGCCACGCTGGGCTCGCAGCAGCAGTCTGTAGTTGCAATCCCACCCGGCAGGGAGGATCTGTTGAGCAATCGCATGGCCTCCATGGCCTCCAATAGCAAAATTGGCAGTGCTGTGGGAGTCATAAAGAAGACGAAGCGCAAACGTAAAAAATTGGAGGCTAAGCCGGTGGCTATCATTGATTTGGAACGCTCGCCCTTCCAAGTTCATCAGGAGCCGGCAGATGTCATTGTGCTCACAGACAGCGAGGATGCGACAGACCCACTCTCATCGAGAAGGGAAAGGGAGCGAGACAGGGATCACGATCTTATGagagaaaatgggaaaagggaaaagacTCCACAGGTGGGTTCCTTGGACGCAATCATGGAGACCTCGTATGAGAACATGACGCAGTCAACTGGTCCTAAGACACCACCTGAACCGCCTCTCGTCAAGTTTATCCTGCCTTCCAAAAAGATGCAGCACAAGGTGCGCAACAACCCTCTTCACGAAGACGTTGATGATATTAACTCTGCAGACGAGCTGGAGGCATCATGTTCTATGGCGCCTGAGGAGCAAATGCCTCAGCACGGCCATGCCAGTCACGATGGCGGTCAGAAAATTGGTCCAAATACACCGCCAGAGTCGGGACCGTGCTCGCCAGATGCCTATGATCCCTTTGAGCCCACCAAgtcgccctctctttcgccaCGTTCGCCGACACCAACTCTAGGCCAAAACCTAGAGCAGCAAACAGCTAGCGTGCCGGCGAGTGGAGCAACCGGATCGGGTTCTATGGACAAGGGAGAGAGTGATGGCATCCATGTTACTGTGTCCAATGCGAGCACCAGCACCCAGACCCAGACGAACGCCCTTAATCCGGTTGATCTGGTGATGGCGTTGATGAACAAACCGAACCAGAGCGGGCCCATTCAGCAGGAGAGTGAGGTGAGCTCCGCTCAGTacatcagcagcagttccGTCAGCCTGTCCGTGGGCGTTGGGTCTAGCACGGGCGGCAGCTTAGGAGGTGCAGGTGGAGCCGATAACCATGACAAGTCAGCCGATGGAAAGACCATAACCGTTCTTTCTAACGTGTTGCTCACGAGCAGCAGCGTGGTGTCCAGTTCGCAACACATACCTTCTATTTCTAGTCCCACTCCTCCTTCGAAGAAACTCACTCCATTGCCCAAGGCCGGAGGAAGtgtggccagcagcagcagtggcgtCGGCAACATACCGACTACGAGTAGCGGAATAGGTGGCCCTCGCAACGGCAGTGGCCTCGGAAATGCCGGAGGATCCAGCAACGCTTTAGACGACTCCTTCAACATGGATATCGAGAGTCCTTACTCGCCGGGCTCGGCGGACTACGAAGATCTGTTCGAGCCCCCCATTCCAATGGAAGGCAGCAGGCGAGCGAAGAGTGGAGCAACCGGAGGGAAAGTAGAAATTTTCGATAACCTGTTTGGAAGCAGTTCGCCCGTAGGTAACATCCGGATGTCTTCCCGGTACAACACGGCGGTGGGCAAAAAGTCGCATCGCAGCAAGGCCGACCGAAAATCGAAAGTTAAAG GTTCAAGAAATTCAGATTTTTATGACGACGTGCCGAACTCGGCAACAGATCTACAAAATAAGGATAAA cttcTACGGAAGCTAAATCGGCAGGAACGCGTCGTTGAGGAGGTAAAACTGGTGTTGAAGCCTTACTTTAACAAGAATGCGATTACTAAGGATGACTACAAGGACATTATGCGGAGAGCCGTACCAAAG ATCTGCCACAGTCGGTCTGGTGAAATAAATCCGCACAAAATTAAGAATCTGATTGACGCCTATGTAAGGAAATTCCGGGCAAAGCACAAGAAGTTAAGTCTCCTTAACACAGGACAAGTTAGCAGTGCTGTTAAGTGTGCCGCCTATTTAAAAAAACTGTAA
- the LOC122619726 gene encoding DNA polymerase zeta processivity subunit — MQAEITADIIAEAMEVLVNHILYVRGIYPSHIFKIKRMYNSPIFVSIFPPLNNYLAGVLKSAQELLRRRELQCLELIVYQKENKKLERYKIKLEAQDCGPPAEDHLTEFEQDMRSAIYQISQRINQVPKLPAGSCQFKVHLHTTQEAFIRFSQDCQYQEFPWLQALKTESQVPRRTISLLPLARVKDMGLKMDALIVY, encoded by the coding sequence ATGCAGGCGGAGATTACGGCCGACATCATAGCAGAGGCGATGGAGGTGCTAGTGAATCACATTCTATACGTGCGGGGTATATACCcctcccacatttttaaaataaaacggaTGTATAACTCGCCCATTTTTGTGTCCATATTTCCACCGCTTAATAACTACCTGGCCGGCGTTCTAAAATCCGCTCAAGAACTTCTCCGCCGCCGAGAGCTGCAGTGCCTAGAGCTAATAGTATATCAGAAGGAGAATAAGAAGTTGGAGCGCTATAAAATTAAACTAGAAGCCCAGGATTGTGGCCCACCTGCTGAGGATCATCTAACGGAGTTTGAGCAGGACATGCGGTCTGCCATCTACCAAATCTCTCAGCGCATAAATCAAGTTCCTAAGCTCCCCGCCGGAAGTTGCCAGTTTAAGGTTCATCTGCACACTACCCAGGAGGCATTCATTCGCTTCAGCCAAGATTGCCAGTACCAAGAGTTTCCCTGGCTTCAGGCCCTAAAAACAGAATCCCAGGTGCCACGGCGAACAATTTCCCTTCTACCTTTGGCTAGGGTGAAGGATATGGGATTGAAAATGGATGCCCTTATCGTTTACTAA